The genomic segment GAGCCCGTCGACGGGCCGGTCTTCCTCGTCTGCACGCACGGGGCGAAGGACCTGTGCTGCGCGGTGCGGGGCCGTCCGGTCGCGTCGGCCGTCGCCCGGGACCACCCCGGGGCCACGTGGGAGTGCACCCACCTCGGCGGCGACCGGTTCGCCGGGAACCTGCTCGTCCTGCCCGACGGCTACCTGCACGGGCAGCTGGACCCGCAGGGCGCCCGCGAGGTGGCCGCCCAGGCGGCGGCCGGCCGGGTCGTCGTCGGCTCGCTGCGGGGCCACACCCGCGCCAGCCGCTGGGAGCAGGTCGCGGAGGTCGAGGTGCGTCGGCGCACCGGGCTCACCGGCACCGCGGACGTGGCCCCGGTGCGCCAGGTGCTCCGCCCCGGCGAGGGCGCCGACGTCGTCGTGCGCGGCGGGGGCCGGCTGTTCACCGTCGCGGTGCGCCTGCGCGACCTGGGCCCGCGCTCCAGCCGGTGCACCGGCCTGCAGGAGCCGTCCCGGGTCCCCGTGGCCGTCGCGGTCGTCGAGGGCGTCCGCGCGGCGGAGGTGCTCCCGGGGCGCGGAAGCGCACGCCGGGCCGCTCTGTTGCAACAATCTGCGTAGCGCCCAGCGGGTGGGTGCGGCCGCGGACGGAGCAGCGCTTGAGCCACGACCTGATCGACACGACCGAGATGTACCTCCGCACGATCTTCGAGCTGGAGGAGGAGGGGATCATCCCCCTGCGCGCGCGCATCGCCGAGCGCCTCCACCAGAGCGGGCCCACGGTCAGCCAGACGGTGGCCCGGATGGAGCGCGACGGGCTCGTGACGGTGCAGGGCGACCGCCAGCTCGTGC from the Vallicoccus soli genome contains:
- a CDS encoding sucrase ferredoxin: MLDQPVADLPGCALAALRSGEPPAGTATPIRSWVALEHDGPWGRDVLARVLADVLEPGPRARLLAAQREAGLRPLLVRRPAPEGRRVGPSGPPTVLVGSARRGAAWLERLPLTDLRELNDLDPAAVAHGAGGLGEPVDGPVFLVCTHGAKDLCCAVRGRPVASAVARDHPGATWECTHLGGDRFAGNLLVLPDGYLHGQLDPQGAREVAAQAAAGRVVVGSLRGHTRASRWEQVAEVEVRRRTGLTGTADVAPVRQVLRPGEGADVVVRGGGRLFTVAVRLRDLGPRSSRCTGLQEPSRVPVAVAVVEGVRAAEVLPGRGSARRAALLQQSA